In a genomic window of Columba livia isolate bColLiv1 breed racing homer chromosome 4, bColLiv1.pat.W.v2, whole genome shotgun sequence:
- the RASGEF1B gene encoding ras-GEF domain-containing family member 1B isoform X2 — protein MRLKKEPCQESFMLEERMPQTSPFAAMFDSSGYNRNLYQTKEDDCGGLYYHDNNLLSGSLEALIQHLVPNVDYYPDRTYIFTFLLSSRLFMHPYEVMAKVCHLCTEQQRLSEPGLDKNRIRKIAPKVLQLLTEWTETFPYDFRDERMMRNLKELAQRIASGDEMYWKNVQQLLQNLIRKLATVSQYEEVLAKINATSTDRFTALKTKPQSIQRDIIAVCNDPYMLAQQLTHIELERLNYIGPEEFVQAFVQKDPLDNDKSCYGDRKKTRHLEAYVEWFNRLSYLVATEICMPVKKKHRAKVIEYFIDVARECFNIGNFNSLMAIISGMNMSSVSRLKKTWAKVKTAKFDILEHQMDPSSNFYNYRTALRGAAQRSLTAHSSREKIVIPFFSLLIKDIYFLNEGCASRLPNGHVNFEKFWELAKQVSEFMTWKQVECPFERDRKILQYLLTVPVFSDDALYLASYESESPENHIEKDRWKTLRSTLLGRV, from the exons GAAAGGATGCCCCAGACATCTCCCTTTGCAGCTATGTTTGACAGCAGTGGCTACAACAGGAACCTATATCAGACAAAAGAGGATGACTGTGGAGGGCTCTATTACCATGACAACAACCTCCTGTCGGGGTCTCTGGAAGCTCTGATCCAGCACTTGGTACCCAATGTAGATTACTATCCTGAC AGGACATACATCTTCACTTTCCTTCTCAGTTCACGTCTGTTTATGCATCCATATGAGGTCATGGCCAAAGTCTGCCATCTCTGTACCGAGCAGCAGAGACTAAGTGAGCCTGGCCTGGACAAG AACCGGATACGAAAAATAGCACCCAAAGTTCTACAGTTGTTGACTGAATGGACAGAGACATTTCCTTATGATTTCCGAGATGAAAGAATGATGAGGAACTTAAAGGAGCTGGCACAAAGAATAGCCAGTGGCGATGAA ATGTATTGGAAGAAcgtacagcagctcctccagaaCCTGATTCGAAAGCTCGCCACTGTTAGCCAGTATGAGGAAGTACTTGCAAAAATTAACGCCACATCCACGGATCGCTTCACGGCTCTCAAGACCAAGCCCCAGTCCATTCAGAGGGACATAATCGCAGTCTGCAACGATCCCTACATGTTGGCTCAGCAGCTGACACACATAGAGCTT GAGAGACTCAATTATATTGGACCAGAAGAGTTTGTCCAAGCATTTGTGCAAAAGGATCCTTTGGATAATGACAAG agctgctacGGAGATCGAAAGAAGACCCGTCATCTGGAGGCCTATGTGGAATGGTTTAACAGGCTCAGTTACTTGGTTGCAACAGAAATCTGTATG CCTGTGAAGAAGAAGCACCGAGCAAAAGTGatagaatatttcattgatGTGGCTCGGGAATGTTTTAACATTGGCAACTTTAACTCCTTAATGGCTATTATTT CTGGAATGAACATGAGTTCTGTGTCTCGATTAAAGAAAACTTGGGCAAAAGTGAAAACAGCCAAATTTGATATTCTTGAG CATCAGATGGATCCTTCTAGCAATTTTTATAATTACCGAACTGCTCTGCGTGGTGCTGCTCAAAGGTCCTTGACAGCTCATAGTAGCAGAGAGAAG ATTGTGATACCTTTCTTCAGCCTCCTGATCAAAGATATTTACTTCCTCAATGAGGGTTGTGCCAGTCGTCTTCCAAATGGTCATGTGAATTTTGAA AAATTTTGGGAATTGGCAAAACAAGTCAGTGAATTTATGACGTGGAAGCAAGTGGAGTGTCCGTTTGAAAGGGATCGGAAGATTTTGCAGTACTTGCTCACTGTCCCGGTCTTCAGTGATGATG CACTTTACTTGGCTTCCTATGAGAGCGAAAGTCCCGAGAATCACATTGAAAAGGACAGATGGAAGACACTGAG GTCAACGCTTCTGGGCAGAGTCTAG
- the RASGEF1B gene encoding ras-GEF domain-containing family member 1B isoform X1 produces the protein MPQTSPFAAMFDSSGYNRNLYQTKEDDCGGLYYHDNNLLSGSLEALIQHLVPNVDYYPDRTYIFTFLLSSRLFMHPYEVMAKVCHLCTEQQRLSEPGLDKNRIRKIAPKVLQLLTEWTETFPYDFRDERMMRNLKELAQRIASGDEMYWKNVQQLLQNLIRKLATVSQYEEVLAKINATSTDRFTALKTKPQSIQRDIIAVCNDPYMLAQQLTHIELERLNYIGPEEFVQAFVQKDPLDNDKSCYGDRKKTRHLEAYVEWFNRLSYLVATEICMPVKKKHRAKVIEYFIDVARECFNIGNFNSLMAIISGMNMSSVSRLKKTWAKVKTAKFDILEHQMDPSSNFYNYRTALRGAAQRSLTAHSSREKIVIPFFSLLIKDIYFLNEGCASRLPNGHVNFEKFWELAKQVSEFMTWKQVECPFERDRKILQYLLTVPVFSDDALYLASYESESPENHIEKDRWKTLRSTLLGRV, from the exons ATGCCCCAGACATCTCCCTTTGCAGCTATGTTTGACAGCAGTGGCTACAACAGGAACCTATATCAGACAAAAGAGGATGACTGTGGAGGGCTCTATTACCATGACAACAACCTCCTGTCGGGGTCTCTGGAAGCTCTGATCCAGCACTTGGTACCCAATGTAGATTACTATCCTGAC AGGACATACATCTTCACTTTCCTTCTCAGTTCACGTCTGTTTATGCATCCATATGAGGTCATGGCCAAAGTCTGCCATCTCTGTACCGAGCAGCAGAGACTAAGTGAGCCTGGCCTGGACAAG AACCGGATACGAAAAATAGCACCCAAAGTTCTACAGTTGTTGACTGAATGGACAGAGACATTTCCTTATGATTTCCGAGATGAAAGAATGATGAGGAACTTAAAGGAGCTGGCACAAAGAATAGCCAGTGGCGATGAA ATGTATTGGAAGAAcgtacagcagctcctccagaaCCTGATTCGAAAGCTCGCCACTGTTAGCCAGTATGAGGAAGTACTTGCAAAAATTAACGCCACATCCACGGATCGCTTCACGGCTCTCAAGACCAAGCCCCAGTCCATTCAGAGGGACATAATCGCAGTCTGCAACGATCCCTACATGTTGGCTCAGCAGCTGACACACATAGAGCTT GAGAGACTCAATTATATTGGACCAGAAGAGTTTGTCCAAGCATTTGTGCAAAAGGATCCTTTGGATAATGACAAG agctgctacGGAGATCGAAAGAAGACCCGTCATCTGGAGGCCTATGTGGAATGGTTTAACAGGCTCAGTTACTTGGTTGCAACAGAAATCTGTATG CCTGTGAAGAAGAAGCACCGAGCAAAAGTGatagaatatttcattgatGTGGCTCGGGAATGTTTTAACATTGGCAACTTTAACTCCTTAATGGCTATTATTT CTGGAATGAACATGAGTTCTGTGTCTCGATTAAAGAAAACTTGGGCAAAAGTGAAAACAGCCAAATTTGATATTCTTGAG CATCAGATGGATCCTTCTAGCAATTTTTATAATTACCGAACTGCTCTGCGTGGTGCTGCTCAAAGGTCCTTGACAGCTCATAGTAGCAGAGAGAAG ATTGTGATACCTTTCTTCAGCCTCCTGATCAAAGATATTTACTTCCTCAATGAGGGTTGTGCCAGTCGTCTTCCAAATGGTCATGTGAATTTTGAA AAATTTTGGGAATTGGCAAAACAAGTCAGTGAATTTATGACGTGGAAGCAAGTGGAGTGTCCGTTTGAAAGGGATCGGAAGATTTTGCAGTACTTGCTCACTGTCCCGGTCTTCAGTGATGATG CACTTTACTTGGCTTCCTATGAGAGCGAAAGTCCCGAGAATCACATTGAAAAGGACAGATGGAAGACACTGAG GTCAACGCTTCTGGGCAGAGTCTAG